In Rutidosis leptorrhynchoides isolate AG116_Rl617_1_P2 chromosome 2, CSIRO_AGI_Rlap_v1, whole genome shotgun sequence, one genomic interval encodes:
- the LOC139889790 gene encoding uncharacterized protein, with amino-acid sequence MKVVVKNQPSCFATDKKGAEIDSLNVPFRGSFIKHIGNGSSTSFWDDRWLGDFKLRDKFQRLFRLARDKDAAVSERLIMQDDGLSTNWDWLRSPSGRTNSELTELMELLAGFRLKNDEPDAWRWALSSNSRFNVKDLTKAIDEYVISISGIPQETMRNNFVPKKVEIFVWRALKKRLPVKIELDKRGIDLHSVRCPLCDDDLESVDHSLIFCKHSLELWNRVFGWWKLGSFSNYSVGEILRGNAPVSMSVVGKKIWQAIEWICGYYIWKNRNNKVFRDKTWTTPISLNEIQIKSFEWISQRSKGRKLDWLTWLRDPNVYLHSL; translated from the exons ATGAAAGTCGTTGTCAAGAACCAACCATCATGCTTT GCAACCGACAAAAAAGGTGCTGAGATCGATAGTTTAAATGTTCCCTTCCGGGGATCCTTCATCAAACACATAGGCAACGGGTCTTCCACTTCTTTTTGGGACGATCGGTGGCTTGGCGACTTCAAACTCCGGGACAAATTTCAGAGGCTGTTTAGATTGGCTCGAGACAAAGACGCTGCGGTCAGTGAAAGGCTTATTATGCAGGATGACGGGTTGTCTACAAATTGGGATTGGTTACGTTCTCCGTCGGGTCGAACTAACAGCGAGCTAACTGAACTAATGGAACTTCTAGCAGGGTTCAGGCTGAAAAACGATGAACCAGACGCGTGGAGATGGGCTCTCAGCTCTAACAGCAGGTTCAATGTAAAAGATCTCACGAAAGCAATTGATGAATATGTGATCTCGATCAGTGGTATCCCTCAAGAAACGATGCGAAACAACTTCGTGCCAAAGAAAGTCGAAATTTTTGTGTGGCGTGCGTTGAAGAAACGTCTTCCGGTGAAAATTGAACTCGACAAAAGAGGTATTGATTTGCACTCTGTAAGATGTCCTCTCTGTGATGATGATTTAGAGTCGGTAGACCATTCTTTAATTTTTTGCAAACACTCATTGGAACTATGGAATCGAGTATTTGGTTGGTGGAAATTAGGAAGCTTCTCAAATTATAGTGTTGGTGAAATACTTCGTGGTAATGCTCCGGTCTCAATGTCGGTCGTTGGGAAAAAGATTTGGCAAGCGATCGAGTGGATTTGTGGGTATTATATATGGAAAAACCGAAACAACAAAGTATTCCGTGATAAAACTTGGACAACTCCAATTTCGTTGAATGAAATCCAAATAAAATCCTTCGAGTGGATCTCTCAAAGATCGAAAGGAAGGAAATTAGATTGGCTAACGTGGTTGAGGGACCCCAATGTTTACCTTCATTCCTTGTAA